The stretch of DNA TTCTGAGCACGCTTCGTGAGAGAGGAGAGACGAGACAGAAACAGAAGGGAAGAAAGGAATAAAGCTCTTCTTATCCTCTGGCTTTAGATAAGTTGGCCTCTGCTTGAtctcatccatccatccatcaagaATCCGCACGAATCTCGATGAGACGACCTATTTAATGCTGTAGAATCACGATTGCAATAGCTGTTTCTTTTTTTTCAAGATagttatattaattaattattcaaaTGATATACAATAATTATATACAATTGCAATAgctgttttttttatttctcaagatagttaaattttaatattacttATTTAAATGCTATAGCTATAGAATTACAATTGTAAtaccccttttttttatttaattagattaatTACTTGTTCAAAGGTGCATTTTATTATTTACTTCTTATTGTTTCCCCTATTATTCTCATTCCCTTGCAACTCTGAATCAAGTTAATTTAATCAAGCCAAACAATATATTACTTGCCAAAATGATTACAAGAAACTCCCCAATAAAAGACTAAGTCAATAGAAGCCTTGACAGTATAAAAGACTCGTGTTCTCTATATACAGACACGAGTTGAATCCCCAGATCGATCACAAATCACCTTGTACTAACCAGCATAAGTTATGTTATTTGTTCTTGAACTATGAAACAGCAACGAGTTTTGTCTCGAGGATTCCCCTTTGTGAACTGCATAATACACAAGCTAAGTATAATGACTTCTCTACATATTCCCATATTTTATTGAAAGACCAGCAACAGCAGTGATGGTATTATTAACTGTAGACATCAATGGATTGGACGCACAGAACAATAGACTCGTATATGTTGAGTACAAACAAATGAAATCAACAGTGACCGACTGGCCTTATGCAGCTTTAGGAGGCGGTAGAAGAGCGTTGTCAATGGAGATTCCGGGTAATCAAACCCTCGAATATGGCATAGAGATCCTTGTTGTCAGGCCCAAAAATCTCCCCAGCCTTTcgcagtgtttcctggaatgggaTAAGAAAAAGAGCTTTGAtcaaggaacatcgagataatggAGGAAAAGGGGAAGGGGCTTGTGATACTCTACCTCTCTTGTTTGCTTGTGTGCGTTCAGTTCTTTGACATTGGACAGGAAAGCACTAAACTGCTCATAGGACAGACGGCTCCTGCATGACACAACTCACAATAGTTCATTATAGACGATTAAATTCACAAACCAGATTCTGTAAcgactctttttttttctcattactACATGAAAGGAagcacttttttttttccccttaggAAGAACACCACTTCCAGTGATTCATGTTTGCAAAAGTTGTGAAAAAGCAACTAGTGATATTTACAATGGGTAATGACCAAAATCAGTGTAGAATTGCGCTTTTTTTATCTAGGAAAGTTGGATATATGTCCCTTAAAACTCCATACAATCATATTTATGCTCAAGAACTAAAAGACAACTATCCTTGCAAGTCAAATATGATCATTTTGTTCCTGTCAGGGCTACCCCATAGACCCTTATACATACCTAACTTGACGGAAGAACTCTTTTCCATCAACTCGAGTTCGTCCTGAAACAGAAGATTCATGGATCAGTGGGGCAATCAGGAAAATGTAAGACTCTGTGCATTTTCTACTGGAGTGGAAATTAGCAAATGCAATTCTGGTATATTCAAACAACAGATAACCAAATTCTCTGACCAAACACCATGAATGTCAAAGGCATCTCATGCGACCTGCTAGTTGTTTTCTAAAAATAAGGATTTGGCTCAAGATTGCCCTTTTTTAATTTCAGGGTTTCTCTAAACTTGGAAGTTACTACTTAGCAGGTTTTGGCTCAATCCAATCAAGTCTGTAGTGTATACCAATTTCGCCATATCCCCTTTGACACCAAGATCTAGTTCGAATTCCAACTATCTCTTCCATTTGTTTTGTTTGCTTGGACCCGTTGAATTCGTTAGATAATGATTTCTATATTTGAAAAAGTGTATGCTGCTATTTGAACCTTTTTTGCCACCCTCCATCAGTTCATTTATACTGAATGAACCATGTTTCAATCAGAAATGATTCTATCATTGATATATCTGCAATTCAATATGGATAGATATATCCAACATATATATGTTTCTCCCTCCCTCACATTTTTACCGTGCAATTTGGAATAGTGAAATGGTCGACATTCatccttcttttttctttatcCTCACATAATGTTTGGTATGTTTTACGGTGATTTAGGTATATCGAGCATCTAGATTTTCTTTCACATGGATGATATTGAAGGGGGAAGAGAGCAGACAGTAGAACATCTTAATCTAGAACTTCATGGCTGTTTCATCAAAATTCAATACTTTTTAACACTTCCAGAAACAAATTTATTGTTGCACTCAGTTGCAGTTGTTCTCAACCAGAGAAGACTAAAATGTTGATAAATTTGGCATTGTTAAAATTGGATGACTGCTTATCACACTAGGATGTATACAGACCTGTTCATCATTGCCATAAAAATTTATGCAAGAAAAACAAATTAACTCTCGACTAAACAATAATTTCTCTGATTCATAtttaataataaagaaaaacaGCAAACATAATGTTATATTCTAATTCAGTTTCCAATTCTTTTCTGACTAAAGATTTATGCATTTAGTTAAAATGTCAGATGATCAGCCAGCCAGGTCCATATGTCCCATCCTATCTTCATTTGCAAAATTTTGTTCATAttccattatttatttatttatttgacagCACTTTATAGCCTCCTAAATCAGAGTAAAGAAAGAAACTTTGGCAACCTGTTCAGTTCCATAAATCATATATTATCAGTGAGAAACATTGAAAACTCACCTGCTTGGGCTCCAGTGTCAAAGGGAGAGCTCATTGAGTTGTGATGGCTTGACGGCAAGGAAGAAAATACAGATGACCTTTCCTCAAACATGTTCCTTGTGGTTGCAACTGAAATAGAATGCCGCCTTGGTGGAGAACCTGGAGGAGTAAGTCTCGGTGTGCTACCAAGTGATGCTAATGAACCAAATACTCTGCCCTCTTTGGAGCCTGAAACAAAGCAGTAAGAATGACTTATGAATTGAAGTATCTAATATTGGTCTCCACCAAAATGCTAAACATAATAATCAGCATACCATCTATTTCACCAGAACCACCTTGCTCTGAAAGAGAACTTCCAGTTTCAGATAATCGACTTTGCTGAGAATATTTTATTGGAGATGATCCAACTTCGTCATCTGACAAGAATTACAAAGAATTTCCAACAGTGAACTCATTCAGTGTCCTAAGTCTTATTTATCCACCACATGATATATTTATGTTACATGAATCTTTTCGGTGATATGCTATATACCATTGATAATTTAGAGTGATctaagaaaaattatttgaaaatcAGGATCAGTTGGTGCAATACCTTCAACAAGCGATCCACTTGAGAAACTAGCTGTTTCTGATACTTTTGGTGCCACCCTGGCAACTCCTTGCTGCACAGAAATGATCGTGGTTAAATCACTACTTTATTGACTCCAAATACTAAAAACTCAAAGTTGAGCAAAGTAAGAATGCATCCACACTTTGTCCTAGAAAATCTTCAGTGAGAGGATTAATCTATTAAAATCAATCCATTAAAGAATGAAGATTTTGCAACATAGTCATTAATTCATTActgcatgtagattttgcaacatAGTCACTTACTGgactttcttcttcatcttgcaGAGACTGCATAAGTGTCTTCTTAAAAATTTCCAACTACACAAAATAAATGAAGATATAAGAATACTAAGAACAAACAGTATACTAAAGAATTTAAGATGCATAGGTAAAA from Musa acuminata AAA Group cultivar baxijiao chromosome BXJ2-11, Cavendish_Baxijiao_AAA, whole genome shotgun sequence encodes:
- the LOC135626956 gene encoding uncharacterized protein At4g15545-like isoform X1, which translates into the protein MAEASGGGPPEFDLPEAVLSALPTDPFEQLDVARKITSIALATRISALESEVSALRLRLSERDDIVAELRAKLEDLDASLGDVSDRLGRAQDEKETLLNENATLSNTIKKLNRDVSRLEIFKKTLMQSLQDEEESPQGVARVAPKVSETASFSSGSLVEDDEVGSSPIKYSQQSRLSETGSSLSEQGGSGEIDGSKEGRVFGSLASLGSTPRLTPPGSPPRRHSISVATTRNMFEERSSVFSSLPSSHHNSMSSPFDTGAQAGRTRVDGKEFFRQVRSRLSYEQFSAFLSNVKELNAHKQTREETLRKAGEIFGPDNKDLYAIFEGLITRNLH
- the LOC135626956 gene encoding uncharacterized protein At4g15545-like isoform X2, whose product is MAEASGGGPPEFDLPEAVLSALPTDPFEQLDVARKITSIALATRISALESEVSALRLRLSERDDIVAELRAKLEDLDASLGDVSDRLGRAQDEKETLLNENATLSNTIKKLNRDVSRLEIFKKTLMQSLQDEEESPQGVARVAPKVSETASFSSGSLVEDDEVGSSPIKYSQQSRLSETGSSLSEQGGSGEIDGSKEGRVFGSLASLGSTPRLTPPGSPPRRHSISVATTRNMFEERSSVFSSLPSSHHNSMSSPFDTGAQAGAVCPMSSLVLSCPMSKN